The following are from one region of the Salvia splendens isolate huo1 chromosome 2, SspV2, whole genome shotgun sequence genome:
- the LOC121786020 gene encoding glutathione S-transferase TCHQD-like isoform X1, whose amino-acid sequence MLSYYQERHNLFLPSSSVIARNQDKTRSYYQHDTNLFHALRLDARPVFYFFVYNAALLLLYALVMIDIYTVLSRNWQFLADVGVIMQLYHHPLSLDSQKVRLVLEEKNIDYTSFHVNPITGKNFDSSFFRKNPNAKLPIFQNGSHILFDTIEIIQYIERIAMVSCGGEESSLSSGEVVEWIYKIQRWNPKLFTLSHVPPKYHLTVSKFLRRMIIARMAECPDLASAYHRKLKEAYDTEDKLKDPETLRRSKEHLERILDEADEKLSDTTYLLGEEFTLADVVFIPVLSRLVLLNLEDKYIATRPNLAEYWNLVKKRPSYRKVIGKNFDGWRRHYTLFKTWCFVRIRSLLKHY is encoded by the exons ATGTTGTCTTACTACCAAGAAAGACACAACCTTTTCTTACCAAGTAGTAGTGTTATTGCTAGAAATCAAGACAAAACGCGTTCTTACTATCAACATGATACAAACTTGTTTCATGCTTTACGTCTTGATGCCCGAcctgttttctattttttcgtCTACAATGCTGCCCTGCTGCTATTGTATGCTTTGGTGATGATAGATATCTACACTGTATTGTCAAGAAATTGGCAATTTCTTGCAGATGTTGGGGTCATAATGCAGCTATATCATCATCCATTATCCTTGGACAGCCAAAAAGTGAGGCTTGTGTTGGAGGAGAAGAACATCGATTACACATCATTCCATGTCAATCCTATCACGGGAAAGAATTTCGATTCTAGCTTCTTCAGGAAGAACCCCAATGCGAAACTCCCCATTTTCCAGAATGGTTCACATATCTTGTTCGACACGATTGAAATCATCCA GTACATAGAAAGAATTGCTATGGTCTCTTGTGGTGGAGAAGAATCCAGTCTGAGTAGTGGGGAGGTTGTGGAATGGATTTACAAGATACAGCGATGGAATCCGAAGCTATTCACCCTCTCCCACGTCCCACCTAAGTATCATCTCACGGTTTCTAAATTCCTAAGGCGCATGATCATCGCAAGGATGGCAGAGTGCCCTGACCTTGCAAGTGCATACCACCGTAAGCTGAAAGAGGCATATGATACAGAGGACAAACTCAAAGACCCGGAAACCCTAAGACGGAGCAAGGAACATCTCGAGAGAATTCTTGATGAGGCTGATGAGAAACTAAGTGATACAACGTATTTGCTGGGTGAGGAATTCACTCTTGCAGATGTTGTATTCATCCCTGTTCTGAGTCGACTGGTGCTACTGAATCTGGAAGATAAATACATCGCTACGAGACCAAACCTCGCTGAGTACTGGAATCTGGTGAAGAAGAGGCCTAGTTACAGAAAGGTGATTGGCAAAAACTTTGATGGATGGAGAAGGCACTATACACTGTTTAAGACCTGGTGCTTTGTGAGGATCAGAAGCTTACTTAAACATTATTAG
- the LOC121786020 gene encoding glutathione S-transferase TCHQD-like isoform X2 — protein MQLYHHPLSLDSQKVRLVLEEKNIDYTSFHVNPITGKNFDSSFFRKNPNAKLPIFQNGSHILFDTIEIIQYIERIAMVSCGGEESSLSSGEVVEWIYKIQRWNPKLFTLSHVPPKYHLTVSKFLRRMIIARMAECPDLASAYHRKLKEAYDTEDKLKDPETLRRSKEHLERILDEADEKLSDTTYLLGEEFTLADVVFIPVLSRLVLLNLEDKYIATRPNLAEYWNLVKKRPSYRKVIGKNFDGWRRHYTLFKTWCFVRIRSLLKHY, from the exons ATGCAGCTATATCATCATCCATTATCCTTGGACAGCCAAAAAGTGAGGCTTGTGTTGGAGGAGAAGAACATCGATTACACATCATTCCATGTCAATCCTATCACGGGAAAGAATTTCGATTCTAGCTTCTTCAGGAAGAACCCCAATGCGAAACTCCCCATTTTCCAGAATGGTTCACATATCTTGTTCGACACGATTGAAATCATCCA GTACATAGAAAGAATTGCTATGGTCTCTTGTGGTGGAGAAGAATCCAGTCTGAGTAGTGGGGAGGTTGTGGAATGGATTTACAAGATACAGCGATGGAATCCGAAGCTATTCACCCTCTCCCACGTCCCACCTAAGTATCATCTCACGGTTTCTAAATTCCTAAGGCGCATGATCATCGCAAGGATGGCAGAGTGCCCTGACCTTGCAAGTGCATACCACCGTAAGCTGAAAGAGGCATATGATACAGAGGACAAACTCAAAGACCCGGAAACCCTAAGACGGAGCAAGGAACATCTCGAGAGAATTCTTGATGAGGCTGATGAGAAACTAAGTGATACAACGTATTTGCTGGGTGAGGAATTCACTCTTGCAGATGTTGTATTCATCCCTGTTCTGAGTCGACTGGTGCTACTGAATCTGGAAGATAAATACATCGCTACGAGACCAAACCTCGCTGAGTACTGGAATCTGGTGAAGAAGAGGCCTAGTTACAGAAAGGTGATTGGCAAAAACTTTGATGGATGGAGAAGGCACTATACACTGTTTAAGACCTGGTGCTTTGTGAGGATCAGAAGCTTACTTAAACATTATTAG